The following proteins are co-located in the Physeter macrocephalus isolate SW-GA unplaced genomic scaffold, ASM283717v5 random_58, whole genome shotgun sequence genome:
- the PRX gene encoding periaxin isoform X2, whose product MVVPGALGVPADLAPVDVEFSFPKFSRLRRGLKAEAVKGPVPAAPTRRRLQLPRLRVREAAEEAQVARLAAATPPPRKAKAEAEVAAGARFTAPQVELVGPRLPGAEVGVPQAAAPKGEVAPAAEVVSGFALHLPTLGLGAPAAPAVEPAAGGIQVPQVELPTLPSLPTLPTLPCLETREGAAAVTVPTLDVAAPTVEVDLALPGAEVEARVEAPEVALKMPRLSFPRFGARAKEAAETKVAKGSPEARVKGPKLRMPTFGLSLLEPRPAAPEAVESKLKLPTIKMPSFGIGVSPPEVKVPKGPEVKLPKAPDIKLPKMPEAALPDVRLPEVELPKVSEMKLPKVPELAVPEVRLPEVQLPKVPEMKCPEMKLPRVPELAVPDVQLPEVQLPKVPEVQLPKVPEMKCPEMKLPRVLELAVPEVRLPEVQLPKVPEVKLPEMKLPKVPEMAVPEVRLPEVQLPKVSEVKLPKLPEMVVPDVHLPEVQLPKVSEMRLPEVQAPKVPDVHLPKAPEVKLPKAPEVQLKAARAEEAEGVEFGFKMSKMAVPKLGRAESPSQGKPGEASAEVSGKLVTLPCLKPEVGSEARVGVPPLTLPSVELDLPGAFGLEGQVAAADMGKVEQSEAPGVVAGVGEMAFWLPSVEIVTPQLPTVEAEEGQVDVTEVKVKPSSKFSLPKFGLSGPKVTKAEAEGAGRAAKLKVSKFAISLPRARVGTEAEARGTGEAGLLPALDLSIPQLSLDSHLPAGKVEAAGTDAKLRGPRFGLPKFGVRGRDSEAGELVPGAAELEGKSRGWDARVKMPKLKMPSFGLARGKEAEMQGARVSPGEKPESTAVQLQIPEVELVTLGAQEEGQMSATRQVGAEGQDAGPRVPLCISLPQVELPSFGEAGLAATPGQQAKSAPPPAEGTPGYRIQVPQVTLSLPEAQVVGGELLVGEGVFKMPAVTVPQLELDVGLSREVQVGEAATGEGGLRLKMATLGARDAAGAEGPRDQPPGAERTFHLSLPDVELSPPAVGSHAEYQVSEGEGDAGHKLKVRLPRFGLARAKEGVEEAEKAKNPKLRLPRVGFSQSEAAGGEGSPSPEDEEEEGCGEGASGRRGRVRVRLPRVGLATPSKASRGQEGEAAPKSPGGEKSPKFRFPRVSLSPKAQEEGGFRVRLPNVGFSETPPGPARMEGAQAAVI is encoded by the coding sequence atggtgGTGCCCGGGGCCCTGGGGGTCCCTGCAGACCTGGCCCCTGTTGACGTCGAATTCTCCTTTCCCAAGTTCTCCCGTCTGCGTCGAGGCCTCAAAGCCGAGGCTGTCAAGGGTCCTGTCCCAGCTGCCCCCACCCGCCGGCGCCTCCAGCTGCCTCGGCTACGTGTCCGAGAAGCGGCTGAAGAGGCCCAGGTAGCCCGACTGGCCGCTGCCACTCCTCCCCCCAGGAAGGCCAAAGCAGAGGCCGAGGTGGCTGCAGGAGCCCGATTCACAGCTCCCCAGGTGGAGCTGGTTGGGCCTCGGCTGCCGGGTGCTGAGGTGGGTGTCCCCCAGGCCGCAGCCCCCAAGGGAGAGGTGGCCCCTGCAGCTGAGGTAGTCAGCGGCTTTGCCCTCCACTTGCCAACCCTTGGGCTGGGAGCCCCAGCGGCACCTGCCGTGGAGCCTGCGGCTGGAGGGATCCAGGTCCCCCAGGTGGAGCTGCCCACCTTGCCCTCGCTCCCCACTCTACCCACACTTCCCTGCCTGGAGACCCGGGAAGGGGCTGCGGCAGTGACGGTGCCCACCCTGGACGTGGCAGCGCCTACCGTGGAGGTGGACCTGGCCTTGCCTGGTGCAGAGGTGGAGGCCCGAGTAGAGGCGCCTGAGGTGGCCCTGAAGATGCCCCGCCTCAGTTTCCCCCGCTTTGGGGCTCGAGCAAAGGAAGCTGCTGAGACCAAGGTGGCCAAGGGCAGCCCTGAGGCCAGGGTGAAGGGGCCCAAACTTCGAATGCCCACCTTTGGGCTTTCTCTCCTGGAGCCCCGGCCCGCTGCCCCTGAAGCCGTTGAGAGCAAGCTGAAGCTGCCCACCATCAAGATGCCCTCCTTTGGCATCGGGGTCTCGCCGCCTGAGGTCAAGGTGCCCAAGGGGCCTGAGGTGAAGCTCCCCAAGGCCCCAGACATCAAGCTCCCCAAAATGCCCGAGGCGGCCCTTCCAGATGTGCGACTCCCAGAGGTGGAGCTCCCCAAAGTGTCAGAGATGAAACTCCCAAAGGTGCCCGAGCTGGCCGTGCCAGAGGTGAGGCTTCCAGAGGTGCAACTCCCGAAGGTGCCCGAGATGAAATGCCCCGAGATGAAACTCCCGAGGGTGCCGGAGCTGGCCGTGCCAGACGTGCAGCTCCCAGAGGTGCAGCTGCCCAAAGTCCCTGAGGTGCAACTCCCGAAGGTGCCCGAGATGAAATGCCCCGAGATGAAACTCCCGAGGGTGCTGGAGCTGGCCGTGCCAGAGGTGAGGCTCCCAGAGGTGCAGCTGCCGAAAGTTCCTGAGGTGAAACTCCCCGAGATGAAGCTCCCGAAGGTGCCCGAGATGGCTGTGCCAGAGGTGCGACTCCCAGAGGTACAGCTGCCCAAAGTCTCGGAGGTGAAACTCCCCAAGTTGCCCGAGATGGTCGTGCCGGACGTGCACCTCCCGGAAGTGCAGCTGCCAAAGGTGTCGGAGATGCGGCTGCCGGAAGTGCAGGCGCCAAAGGTCCCAGATGTGCATCTGCCAAAGGCACCTGAGGTGAAGCTGCCCAAGGCTCCAGAGGTGCAGCTAAAAGCTGCCAGGGCAGAGGAGGCAGAGGGGGTGGAATTCGGCTTCAAGATGTCCAAGATGGCCGTGCCCAAGCTGGGGAGGGCAGAGTCCCCATCTCAAGGCAAGCCAGGTGAGGCTAGTGCTGAGGTCTCGGGGAAGCTGGTGACACTCCCCTGTCTGAAGCCAGAGGTGGGCAGCGAGGCTCGTGTGGGTGTCCCCCCTCTCACACTGCCCTCAGTGGAACTAGACCTGCCTGGGGCCTTCGGCCTGGAGGGGCAGGTCGCAGCAGCCGACATGGGCAAGGTGGAGCAGTCAGAAGCCCCTGGGGTGGTAGCAGGGGTCGGGGAAATGGCCTTCTGGTTGCCCTCCGTTGAGATCGTCACGCCACAGCTGCCCACAGTGGAGGCTGAGGAAGGGCAAGTAGACGTGACGGAGGTGAAAGTCAAGCCTTCCTCCAAGTTCTCCCTGCCCAAGTTTGGACTCTCGGGGCCAAAGGTGACCAAGGCAGAGGCTGAGGGGGCTGGACGAGCCGCCAAGCTAAAGGTGTCCAAGTTTGCCATCTCCCTCCCCAGGGCTCGGGTGGGCACCGAGGCGGAGGCCAGAGGAACGGGGGAGGCAGGCCTGCTGCCCGCCCTCGATCTGTCCATCCCACAGCTCAGCCTGGATTCCCATCTGCCCGCAGGCAAGGTGGAGGCGGCAGGGACTGATGCCAAgctcagggggcccaggttcggcCTGCCCAAGTTTGGGGTCAGAGGCCGGGACAGCGAGGCCGGAGAGCTAGTGCCAGGGGCGGCTGAGTTGGAGGGCAAGAGCAGGGGTTGGGATGCGAGGGTGAAGATGCCCAAGCTGAAGATGCCCTCCTTTGGGCTGGCTcgagggaaggaagcagaaatgCAGGGGGCGCGAGTCAGCCCCGGGGAAAAGCCAGAGTCCACGGCTGTGCAGCTTCAGATCCCTGAGGTGGAATTGGTTACTCTGGGGGCCCAGGAGGAAGGGCAAATGTCCGCAACCAGGCAGGTGGGCGCCGAGGGCCAGGATGCGGGGCCGAGGGTGCCGCTATGCATCTCCCTGCCCCAGGTGGAGCTGCCCAGCTTTGGGGAGGCTGGCCTGGCTGCCACCCCCGGGCAGCAGGCCAAGAGTGCACCTCCTCCAGCAGAGGGCACACCAGGCTATAGGATCCAGGTGCCTCAGGTGACCTTGTCTCTACCTGAAGCCCAGGTGGTGGGTGGTGAGCTGCTCGTGGGTGAGGGTGTCTTCAAGATGCCCGCTGTGACAGTGCCCCAGCTTGAGCTGGACGTGGGGCTGAGCCGAGAGGTGCAGGTGGGTGAGGCAGCCACAGGTGAGGGCGGGCTGAGGCTGAAGATGGCCACGCTGGGGGCTAGAGATGCGGCGGGGGCTGAGGGGCCCAGGGACCAGCCCCCAGGGGCCGAGCGCACCTTCCACCTCTCGCTGCCCGACGTGGAGCTCTCCCCGCCCGCTGTGGGCAGCCATGCTGAATACCAGGTGTCCGAGGGCGAGGGCGATGCCGGACACAAGCTCAAGGTGCGGCTGCCCCGGTTCGGCCTGGCACGGGCCAAGGAGGGGGTTGAGGAGGCCGAGAAGGCCAAGAACCCAAAACTCCGGCtgccgcgcgtgggcttcagcCAGAGCGAGGCGGCCGGTGGGGAAGGCTCCCCCAGCCCCGAGGACGAGGAAGAGGAGGGCTGCGGGGAAGGGGCCTCCGGGCGCCGAGGCCGCGTCCGAGTCCGCTTGCCCCGTGTGGGCCTGGCTACCCCTTCCAAGGCCTCTCGGGGGCAGGAGGGCGAGGCGGCCCCCAAGTCACCTGGAGGGGAGAAGTCACCCAAGTTCCGCTTCCCCCGGGTGTCCCTAAGCCCCAAGGCCCAGGAGGAAGGTGGATTCCGGGTCCGGCTGCCCAACGTGGGGTTTTCGGAGACCCCTCCAGGCCCCGCGAGGATGGAGGGGGCTCAGGCTGCCGTCATCTGA